Proteins encoded within one genomic window of Sporolituus thermophilus DSM 23256:
- the alaS gene encoding alanine--tRNA ligase, which produces MIVLTGNELRKKFLQFFASKDHLVLPSASLIPENDPTLLLIGAGMAPFKPFFTGKMKPPHPRIATCQKCVRTGDIENVGRTARHHTFFEMLGNFSFGDYFKREAITWAWEFITEHLNLPKDKLWITIHTEDDEAFEIWHKEVGVPADRIVRLEDNFWEIGPGPCGPCSEIHIDLGEQRGCGKPDCRVGCSCDRYLEIWNLVFTQYDRDEEGNYTPLAKKNIDTGAGLERIASVLQNKRSNFETDLLFPIIEHTAKVAGVTYGEAAKTDVSLKVIADHGRSLTIMIADGVLPSNEGRGYVLRRILRRAVRHGRLLGIEKPFLVDIVDVVANIFAEPYPEINDKKAYIKKVVQLEEERFNATLVQGMELLNNHIRALKESGKTVLDGATGFKLYDTFGFPWELTQEILAEHDMELDKAGFDQAMDEQRQRARAARQENEERVIIPDLSGLVAEELKYDPQAESAKVVLVLQDGKVVEAAHDGQEVALILDVTPFYAEGGGQVGDSGTITAQYGKIQVATARKLPDGTIYHVGSVTEGIIKPGDTVKVAVDAARRRDASRNHTATHLLHAALKKVLGEHVNQAGSYVGPDRLRFDFSHFAPVTAEQLAEVENIVNEVILRNIAVGRIETTQEMAREMGATALFGEKYGERVSVVIIDDFSKELCGGTHVSSTAEIGQFKIVSETGIGSGIRRIEAVTGHAALDYIRSREELLQAAALALKSRPEDLVGRIDGVLARVKDLEKELAALKTKLAKFAVEDLLTNKAEINGVALVVGQVEAADMDDLRSTADLVRDRLRSGVVALGAVTGEKVNFVVMATADAVAKGVHAGNIIKEMAKVAGGGGGGRPDMAQAGGKQPDKLADALRIAQEIMGRQIK; this is translated from the coding sequence ATGATCGTTTTGACCGGAAACGAGCTACGTAAGAAGTTTCTGCAGTTTTTTGCCAGTAAAGACCACCTCGTATTGCCGAGTGCATCATTGATACCCGAAAATGACCCGACATTGCTCTTGATTGGCGCAGGCATGGCGCCCTTTAAACCTTTTTTCACCGGTAAAATGAAGCCGCCGCATCCGCGGATTGCTACCTGCCAAAAATGCGTGCGTACCGGTGACATCGAAAATGTGGGGCGTACGGCCCGCCATCATACTTTTTTTGAAATGCTGGGAAATTTCTCTTTTGGCGATTATTTTAAACGGGAAGCTATCACTTGGGCGTGGGAATTTATTACCGAACACCTTAATCTGCCTAAGGACAAGCTGTGGATTACGATCCATACGGAAGACGACGAGGCCTTTGAAATTTGGCACAAGGAAGTGGGGGTGCCGGCCGACCGCATTGTCCGCCTCGAAGATAACTTTTGGGAAATCGGGCCAGGCCCATGCGGTCCCTGTTCGGAAATTCATATCGACTTGGGTGAACAGCGGGGCTGCGGCAAGCCCGATTGCCGTGTAGGCTGCAGCTGTGACCGCTATTTGGAAATCTGGAACCTGGTCTTTACCCAATATGACCGTGACGAAGAGGGCAACTATACGCCACTGGCCAAGAAAAACATTGATACCGGGGCTGGTCTGGAGCGGATCGCCTCCGTACTTCAGAATAAGCGTTCCAACTTTGAGACAGACCTGTTGTTCCCCATTATTGAACATACGGCTAAAGTTGCCGGTGTCACTTATGGGGAAGCGGCTAAAACGGATGTTTCACTCAAGGTTATCGCCGACCATGGGCGGAGCCTGACGATTATGATTGCTGACGGTGTTTTACCCTCCAACGAAGGTCGGGGTTATGTGCTGCGCCGCATTTTGCGCCGTGCCGTCCGCCACGGCCGCCTCCTGGGCATTGAGAAACCCTTCCTGGTTGATATTGTTGACGTGGTGGCTAACATATTTGCCGAACCTTATCCCGAAATCAATGATAAGAAAGCTTACATCAAAAAAGTCGTTCAACTGGAAGAGGAACGGTTTAACGCTACGCTGGTCCAAGGCATGGAACTTTTAAACAACCATATCCGTGCCTTAAAAGAGAGCGGCAAAACCGTTTTAGACGGCGCCACCGGTTTTAAACTGTACGATACCTTTGGTTTTCCGTGGGAATTAACGCAGGAAATTTTGGCTGAGCATGATATGGAACTTGACAAGGCCGGTTTTGACCAAGCCATGGATGAGCAGCGGCAAAGAGCCCGCGCCGCCCGCCAGGAGAATGAGGAGCGGGTGATTATTCCCGATTTGTCCGGCCTTGTCGCGGAAGAGCTCAAGTACGACCCGCAGGCCGAAAGCGCCAAGGTTGTCCTGGTATTGCAGGACGGTAAGGTTGTCGAAGCGGCCCATGACGGCCAGGAAGTGGCACTCATCCTTGATGTGACGCCGTTCTATGCCGAGGGGGGCGGTCAGGTTGGCGACAGTGGCACGATAACGGCCCAATATGGCAAGATCCAGGTTGCAACGGCGAGAAAGCTTCCTGACGGCACGATCTACCATGTGGGCAGCGTTACCGAAGGAATAATCAAACCCGGCGATACGGTAAAAGTGGCGGTAGATGCGGCCAGACGCCGCGATGCCTCCCGCAACCATACGGCTACTCATTTACTGCATGCCGCGCTAAAAAAGGTGTTAGGCGAGCATGTCAACCAAGCCGGCTCCTATGTGGGGCCAGACCGCTTGCGGTTTGACTTTTCCCATTTTGCCCCGGTTACGGCCGAGCAACTGGCGGAAGTAGAGAATATTGTCAATGAGGTTATCCTCCGCAATATTGCGGTCGGCCGCATTGAGACAACGCAAGAAATGGCCAGGGAAATGGGAGCGACGGCCCTTTTTGGGGAAAAATACGGCGAACGGGTCTCGGTAGTCATCATTGACGATTTCAGTAAAGAACTTTGCGGTGGTACCCATGTGAGCAGCACAGCCGAAATTGGCCAATTCAAAATCGTAAGTGAAACAGGTATCGGATCGGGTATCAGGCGGATTGAAGCTGTTACCGGCCATGCAGCGCTTGACTATATCCGTTCCCGGGAAGAACTTCTGCAGGCGGCGGCGTTAGCGCTTAAGAGCCGTCCTGAGGACCTGGTCGGGCGAATTGACGGAGTGTTGGCGCGGGTTAAGGATTTGGAAAAAGAACTGGCGGCGTTAAAGACTAAGCTGGCCAAGTTTGCTGTTGAGGATTTACTTACTAATAAGGCGGAAATTAACGGGGTTGCGTTGGTAGTCGGCCAGGTGGAAGCGGCTGATATGGACGACCTCCGTTCTACGGCCGATTTGGTGCGTGACCGATTGCGCTCAGGCGTCGTTGCTCTTGGCGCCGTAACCGGCGAAAAAGTCAATTTCGTCGTCATGGCGACGGCCGACGCGGTAGCCAAGGGAGTACATGCCGGCAATATTATCAAGGAGATGGCGAAGGTCGCCGGTGGCGGTGGCGGCGGCCGCCCCGATATGGCGCAGGCCGGGGGCAAGCAGCCGGACAAGCTGGCTGACGCCCTTCGTATCGCCCAAGAAATTATGGGCCGGCAAATAAAATAG
- a CDS encoding IreB family regulatory phosphoprotein: MTNLSEQTMMFRVDNEDKNAAAFIINTVYQALKEKGYNPINQMVGYLLSGDPTYITSHNNARGLIRKLERDELLEELVRAYLKDK; encoded by the coding sequence ATGACCAATTTATCGGAACAAACGATGATGTTTCGTGTAGATAATGAAGATAAAAACGCGGCTGCCTTTATTATTAACACGGTGTATCAGGCCCTCAAAGAGAAGGGCTACAACCCGATAAATCAAATGGTCGGTTATTTGTTATCCGGTGATCCTACCTACATCACTAGCCATAACAATGCACGCGGTCTAATTCGTAAACTTGAACGGGACGAACTGCTCGAAGAACTGGTACGAGCTTATCTGAAAGACAAATAA
- the ruvX gene encoding Holliday junction resolvase RuvX: protein MRILALDVGEKTIGVAVSDELLLTAQGVEVIRRTSSEADMARIRELVERFGATVIIVGLPKNMNGTIGPQGEKVKTFASELQDCLAGVEIRLWDERLSTVAAERSLIAADVRRAKRRQVIDKMAAVFILQGYLDSLSRKG, encoded by the coding sequence ATGCGCATACTAGCACTTGACGTAGGAGAAAAAACTATCGGGGTGGCCGTGAGTGACGAACTGCTCTTGACGGCCCAGGGCGTAGAAGTTATCCGCCGCACGTCGTCTGAAGCGGATATGGCGCGCATCCGGGAGCTGGTGGAGCGTTTTGGGGCTACCGTCATCATCGTAGGGCTTCCAAAGAATATGAATGGCACGATTGGTCCGCAGGGAGAAAAAGTAAAAACCTTCGCCAGCGAACTGCAGGACTGTCTTGCCGGGGTAGAAATCCGGCTCTGGGACGAGCGATTGTCTACCGTGGCGGCGGAGCGTTCCCTGATCGCTGCCGACGTACGGCGGGCCAAACGCCGGCAAGTTATCGATAAAATGGCGGCTGTGTTTATTTTGCAGGGATATTTGGACAGCCTGTCCCGCAAGGGATGA
- a CDS encoding aldo/keto reductase: protein MEYRELGRTGIKVSRLCFGALTIGPLQAGLPLQEGAAVLEAALAAGVNFIDTAELYQTYPYIRKAIRQCSDQVIVASKSYAYTYEGMRESVINACNGIGRDYIDIFMLHEQTSRLTLKGHQEALRYLTEAKRAGRIRAVGVSTHTVEVVRAAALMDEIDVIHPILNIHGIGICDGTREDMLAAVAFAAAQGKGVYTMKALGGGHLTGMAEEALRWVMNQSGVSAVAVGMQTTDEVAYNIALFNGQAPDAALRAKVGARQRRLLIEDWCVGCGRCAGKCPMQAITIVDGMAVVDHSKCVLCGYCGAHCPEFCLKII, encoded by the coding sequence ATGGAATACAGAGAACTGGGCCGTACCGGTATTAAGGTGTCCCGTTTGTGTTTTGGGGCCCTCACCATTGGACCGCTGCAGGCCGGATTACCTCTGCAGGAAGGTGCCGCCGTCCTGGAAGCGGCACTGGCGGCAGGGGTTAATTTTATTGATACGGCTGAACTATACCAAACCTATCCTTATATTCGCAAAGCTATACGGCAGTGTTCGGACCAGGTAATTGTCGCCTCTAAGTCTTACGCTTATACCTACGAGGGCATGCGTGAAAGCGTCATCAACGCCTGTAATGGCATCGGCCGTGATTACATCGATATCTTTATGTTGCACGAACAGACGTCGCGCTTAACCCTGAAAGGCCATCAGGAAGCATTGCGTTATCTAACAGAAGCCAAGCGAGCGGGACGGATCCGGGCGGTCGGGGTATCTACGCATACGGTGGAAGTCGTTCGGGCGGCAGCCCTGATGGACGAAATAGACGTCATCCACCCTATTTTAAATATCCACGGAATAGGCATCTGCGACGGTACCCGGGAGGACATGCTGGCGGCTGTTGCTTTCGCCGCGGCGCAGGGAAAAGGGGTATACACCATGAAAGCCCTTGGTGGCGGTCATTTGACCGGGATGGCCGAAGAAGCGCTGCGTTGGGTAATGAACCAGAGCGGCGTAAGTGCCGTGGCAGTCGGCATGCAGACAACCGATGAGGTGGCGTATAATATTGCCCTCTTTAACGGACAAGCCCCCGATGCCGCTTTACGGGCAAAAGTGGGCGCCCGCCAGCGCCGTCTCCTCATAGAGGATTGGTGTGTGGGTTGTGGGCGCTGTGCCGGCAAATGTCCAATGCAAGCTATTACCATAGTTGATGGTATGGCGGTCGTAGACCATAGTAAGTGCGTACTCTGCGGTTACTGCGGCGCCCATTGTCCGGAATTTTGCCTGAAAATTATTTAG